DNA sequence from the Triticum dicoccoides isolate Atlit2015 ecotype Zavitan unplaced genomic scaffold, WEW_v2.0 scaffold253426, whole genome shotgun sequence genome:
ACCTGGAGAAGCCACAGCGTGTGAGGACGGGGGCCTGGGACGCCTACCGCCTCTCCCATGAGCAGATCAAGTACGCCTGCATCGACGCGTTCGTTTCCTTCGAGGTCGGCCGGAAGCTCCTCACCGGTGACTACTACTGCTCCTctgatgatgaagaggaggaggagggggtggaaGAAGAAGATGGCTCCTACTACTCCTCCGATGAGTATGGCTCCTCTGAGGAGGACTACTGAGGTGATCGATGGCCGTCGTCCCGTGTCCTGCTCGCGTTTAGACTTACTAGTTGTTGATCTCGTAAGGTTAAGCAGTGGATGGTTTAGGAGTAGGAGTGTACCTGCCATGGTGATAATCATGAC
Encoded proteins:
- the LOC119345583 gene encoding Werner Syndrome-like exonuclease, which gives rise to FVGVGVQDDADRLRNDHDLVVNNTVDLRGLAADGMRRPWLRQAGLKDITGAIMRANLEKPQRVRTGAWDAYRLSHEQIKYACIDAFVSFEVGRKLLTGDYYCSSDDEEEEEGVEEEDGSYYSSDEYGSSEEDY